Proteins from a single region of Anaerolineae bacterium:
- a CDS encoding alpha/beta hydrolase, which produces MSEITGTFQAPDGTMLFTRQWPVDGARAVILLVHGVAEHSGRYAHVAAHLNAQGYAVCAFDLRGHGRSPGPRACVEHYSLYLDDLLGYFHQVRAANPGLPVFILGHSMGGLLALAFTARHQSLLAGMITSGAPVVLGEVTPRWLQTAAGMLARIAPRLPVVRLSTSDISRDPAVRAAYDSDPLNYRGWLGARQGVELIALADDARAGLPKIAIPALCLHGGADTIAPPASLTIIARELGAADKTIRRYEGMYHEIFNEPGKEEVLADVSAWLIAH; this is translated from the coding sequence ATGAGCGAGATCACCGGCACATTCCAGGCGCCGGATGGCACAATGTTGTTCACACGGCAGTGGCCCGTTGACGGCGCCCGCGCTGTGATTCTGCTGGTGCATGGTGTAGCCGAACATAGCGGGCGTTACGCTCACGTGGCGGCGCACCTGAACGCGCAGGGCTATGCCGTCTGCGCTTTTGATTTGCGCGGGCATGGTCGCAGCCCCGGCCCGCGTGCCTGTGTCGAGCATTACAGCCTGTATCTGGATGATCTGCTGGGGTACTTCCATCAGGTGAGGGCGGCTAATCCGGGCCTTCCGGTCTTCATCCTGGGGCATAGCATGGGCGGGTTGCTGGCGCTGGCGTTCACCGCTCGCCATCAGTCCCTGCTGGCCGGGATGATCACCTCCGGCGCACCGGTGGTTCTGGGGGAGGTGACGCCACGCTGGTTGCAGACCGCGGCTGGCATGCTGGCGCGGATTGCGCCGCGTCTGCCGGTTGTCAGGCTGAGCACCTCTGATATCTCCCGCGATCCGGCGGTGCGCGCGGCTTATGACAGCGATCCGCTCAACTATCGCGGTTGGCTGGGTGCCCGGCAGGGCGTAGAACTGATTGCGCTGGCGGATGACGCGCGGGCCGGCCTGCCGAAGATCGCGATCCCGGCGCTATGCCTCCATGGAGGTGCAGACACTATCGCCCCACCCGCTAGCCTGACGATTATCGCCCGTGAGCTTGGTGCTGCAGACAAAACCATCCGGCGCTATGAGGGGATGTACCACGAAATCTTCAACGAGCCGGGCAAGGAAGAAGTTCTGGCAGATGTCAGCGCGTGGTTGATCGCCCATTAG
- a CDS encoding NifU family protein: protein MTDQPTTEPVPADAPVEERLAALIENISAYVEMYHGGSVQLVDFDGTTARVRLGGACDGCPLSMMTLHGWVAGTVRQFFPNIRVVQVE from the coding sequence ATGACTGACCAACCCACTACCGAACCGGTCCCGGCGGACGCGCCAGTGGAAGAGCGGCTGGCTGCGCTGATTGAGAATATCTCGGCCTATGTGGAAATGTATCATGGCGGGTCGGTGCAGCTTGTGGACTTTGACGGCACAACCGCCCGCGTACGGCTGGGCGGCGCGTGTGATGGCTGTCCGCTCTCGATGATGACCCTCCATGGCTGGGTGGCGGGGACGGTGCGCCAGTTCTTCCCCAATATCCGCGTTGTGCAGGTCGAGTAG
- a CDS encoding ornithine--oxo-acid transaminase: MVETLRIRTSADYIALEDRYGAHNYHPLDVVIERAEGIWVYDVDGNRYMDCLSAYSAVNQGHCHPRIRQALIDQAYRVTLTSRAFRSDKLALLYEKLHEMTGYARFLPMNSGAEAVETAVKAARKWGYRVKGVAPNKAEIIVCQGNFHGRTTTIISFSSEEAYREDFGPFTPGFVIVPYGNAEALEAAITPNTVAFLVEPIQGEAGVVVPPPGYLRRVREICDRHNVLMMADEIQTGLGRTGALFACDHEDVRPDVMIIGKALSGGFYPVSAVLSDDDVLGLFKPGDHGSTFGGNPLGAAVALEALNVLEDEDMIENAAEMGEYFMERLAEINSPHIKEVRGKGLLIGVELKPQAGGARRFCEALQQRGILCKETRKHTIRFAPPLVITRQDIDWAVERIRDVLLMA, encoded by the coding sequence ATGGTAGAGACACTCCGCATCCGAACCAGTGCCGACTACATCGCGCTTGAAGATCGCTACGGGGCGCACAACTATCATCCGCTGGATGTGGTGATCGAGCGGGCGGAAGGCATCTGGGTGTATGACGTGGATGGCAACCGTTATATGGATTGTCTATCCGCCTACAGCGCCGTCAACCAGGGCCACTGCCACCCGCGAATCCGGCAGGCGCTGATCGATCAGGCGTATCGGGTGACCCTGACCAGCCGGGCTTTCCGCAGCGACAAGCTGGCCCTGCTCTATGAAAAGCTGCATGAGATGACCGGCTACGCGCGATTCTTACCCATGAACAGCGGGGCCGAGGCTGTCGAAACGGCAGTCAAGGCAGCCCGCAAGTGGGGGTATCGCGTCAAAGGGGTAGCGCCGAATAAAGCCGAGATTATTGTCTGCCAGGGTAACTTCCACGGTCGCACGACCACCATCATCAGCTTTAGCTCCGAAGAAGCTTACCGCGAAGATTTTGGCCCTTTCACACCGGGTTTCGTGATCGTCCCTTACGGCAATGCCGAAGCCCTGGAAGCGGCGATCACGCCAAACACGGTGGCGTTCCTGGTAGAGCCGATCCAGGGAGAAGCAGGCGTGGTTGTCCCGCCGCCGGGGTATCTACGGCGGGTCAGAGAGATCTGTGATCGCCACAACGTGCTCATGATGGCTGACGAAATCCAGACCGGCCTGGGGCGGACTGGGGCGTTGTTCGCCTGCGATCATGAGGACGTTCGCCCGGACGTGATGATCATCGGCAAGGCGCTCTCCGGCGGCTTTTACCCGGTCAGCGCGGTGCTCAGCGATGACGACGTGCTGGGCCTCTTCAAGCCCGGCGATCACGGCAGCACGTTTGGCGGCAACCCCCTGGGCGCAGCAGTGGCCCTGGAGGCACTCAACGTGCTGGAAGATGAGGACATGATCGAGAACGCCGCGGAAATGGGCGAGTACTTCATGGAGCGGCTGGCCGAGATCAACAGCCCGCACATCAAAGAAGTGCGTGGCAAAGGGCTGCTCATCGGCGTGGAACTCAAGCCGCAGGCCGGGGGCGCTCGCCGCTTCTGCGAGGCGCTGCAACAGCGCGGCATCCTGTGCAAGGAAACGCGCAAGCACACCATCCGCTTCGCCCCACCGCTGGTCATCACCCGCCAGGACATCGACTGGGCAGTGGAGCGTATCCGCGACGTGTTGCTGATGGCCTAG
- the gpmA gene encoding 2,3-diphosphoglycerate-dependent phosphoglycerate mutase, with product MPQLVLLRHGESEWNKANRFTGWTDVDLTPTGIDEAVRAGQRLRTAGFTFDVAYTSVLKRAIRTLWLVLDVMDLMWIPVEKAWQLNERHYGALQGLNKAETARLRGEAVVHAWRRSYTARPPALERNDPRFPGHDPRYRDVPPDLLPTTESLEDTLKRVLSYWQGTIVPALQAGKRVLVVAHGNSLRALVTYLDGIAEEDVPALHIPTGVPRVYELDEASLQPRRRYYLDGPAGD from the coding sequence ATGCCCCAACTGGTGCTACTGCGACACGGCGAAAGCGAATGGAACAAAGCCAACCGCTTCACCGGCTGGACTGATGTTGACCTTACCCCGACCGGGATCGACGAGGCGGTGCGGGCGGGGCAGCGGCTGAGAACGGCGGGCTTCACTTTCGACGTCGCTTATACCTCCGTGCTCAAGCGAGCCATCCGCACCCTGTGGTTGGTGCTGGATGTGATGGACTTGATGTGGATTCCGGTGGAAAAAGCATGGCAACTCAACGAGCGTCACTATGGAGCGCTGCAGGGCCTCAACAAAGCGGAAACCGCGCGCCTGCGCGGGGAGGCAGTCGTTCACGCCTGGCGGCGCAGTTATACCGCCCGGCCACCCGCGCTGGAACGCAACGACCCGCGCTTCCCCGGCCATGACCCGCGTTACCGGGATGTGCCGCCGGACTTGCTGCCAACAACAGAATCGCTGGAAGATACATTGAAGCGGGTGCTGTCCTACTGGCAGGGGACGATCGTCCCCGCCCTGCAGGCCGGGAAGCGCGTCCTGGTGGTGGCGCACGGCAATAGCCTGCGGGCGCTGGTCACCTACCTGGATGGTATCGCCGAGGAAGATGTCCCTGCCCTGCACATCCCGACCGGCGTGCCGCGCGTTTACGAACTGGATGAGGCCAGTCTGCAGCCCCGGCGGCGCTACTACCTGGACGGCCCGGCTGGGGATTAG
- a CDS encoding phospholipase gives MTAPDPLLPGVTLLTAGAPVETAQAAVILLHGRGATAADILSLGPRLDSSRATQKLAFLAPQAPGRAWYPHHFLAPLAENEPALSNALATVGALIARIEMTGIPVARIALLGFSQGACLALEYAARHARRYGGVIALAGGLIGPPGTLFRYSGMLAGTPVFIGCGDSDPHIPLARVNESAEALAELGARVDRRIYPGLGHSIVQDEIDAARAILHALIDD, from the coding sequence ATGACCGCGCCCGATCCGCTGCTGCCCGGCGTGACGCTCCTGACGGCAGGCGCACCCGTGGAAACAGCACAGGCGGCGGTGATCCTGCTGCATGGGCGCGGCGCTACCGCCGCGGACATTCTGTCACTGGGGCCACGGCTGGATTCCAGCCGTGCGACGCAGAAGCTCGCCTTTCTTGCACCGCAAGCCCCCGGACGCGCCTGGTATCCACACCACTTTCTGGCGCCACTGGCTGAGAACGAACCGGCGCTTTCCAACGCCCTGGCGACAGTCGGCGCGTTGATCGCCCGGATTGAGATGACAGGCATCCCGGTGGCGCGGATCGCGCTGCTGGGGTTCTCACAGGGCGCCTGCCTGGCCCTGGAATACGCAGCGCGGCATGCCCGGCGCTACGGCGGCGTGATCGCCCTGGCTGGCGGGTTAATCGGCCCACCGGGAACCCTCTTTCGCTATTCCGGTATGCTGGCCGGGACGCCGGTCTTCATCGGCTGTGGCGACTCCGATCCACACATCCCTCTGGCCCGCGTCAATGAGTCGGCTGAGGCGCTGGCTGAACTGGGAGCACGGGTAGATCGGCGCATCTATCCCGGTCTGGGTCATTCCATCGTCCAGGATGAGATCGACGCAGCACGCGCCATCCTGCACGCTTTGATCGACGACTGA
- a CDS encoding DMT family transporter: protein MAVWAGFLLLGTIWGSSFLLIKLGVAELTPLQLVAVRVAIAAAAMLITLRLTRQHFPADRPTRLRLAGVGLLNTALPFVLITWGEQSIDSGLATVLNATVPLFSLVIAHFALQDERITPFRVLGLLCGFGGVMLLASRTAADGGRANSIAGQLAVLAASLCYAAAAVYMRRTLRHLRPMVVSSGALLSAATTMIAITLLVDGAPDLTHISGGAVAAVLTLGVVNTYIAYLLYYWIIDRWGATRATLVTYLMPPVGLTLGVIFLREPLDALLIGGALLIGAGVGLVNGRQIRQALAGTPGRDGTGESHAR, encoded by the coding sequence ATGGCTGTATGGGCAGGCTTCTTGTTGCTGGGGACGATCTGGGGGTCTTCCTTCCTGCTGATCAAGCTCGGTGTGGCGGAGCTGACGCCACTGCAACTGGTGGCGGTGCGCGTGGCGATAGCCGCGGCGGCCATGCTGATCACGCTGCGGCTCACGCGCCAGCATTTTCCAGCTGACCGCCCTACCCGTCTGCGGCTGGCGGGTGTTGGCCTGCTCAACACGGCGCTGCCTTTCGTGCTGATCACCTGGGGCGAACAGAGCATCGATAGCGGCCTGGCAACTGTCTTGAACGCCACCGTGCCGTTGTTCTCGCTGGTGATCGCCCATTTCGCCCTGCAGGATGAACGGATCACACCGTTCAGGGTACTGGGCCTGCTCTGTGGCTTCGGCGGGGTGATGCTGCTGGCCAGCCGGACAGCGGCGGATGGCGGGAGGGCCAACAGCATCGCCGGACAACTGGCGGTGCTGGCGGCGTCCCTGTGCTATGCCGCGGCGGCGGTGTATATGCGGCGTACCCTGCGCCATCTACGTCCGATGGTCGTCTCCAGCGGGGCGTTGCTCTCCGCCGCCACAACCATGATCGCCATCACCCTGCTGGTTGATGGCGCGCCTGACCTGACGCACATTTCCGGCGGGGCTGTTGCTGCTGTGCTGACGCTGGGCGTGGTCAACACCTACATCGCCTACCTGCTCTACTACTGGATCATCGATCGCTGGGGGGCAACGCGGGCGACGCTGGTCACCTACCTGATGCCACCGGTGGGCCTGACACTGGGCGTGATCTTCCTGCGGGAGCCGCTGGACGCCCTGCTGATCGGCGGAGCGTTGCTGATCGGAGCCGGGGTAGGCCTGGTCAACGGGCGCCAGATTCGTCAGGCGCTGGCTGGCACGCCGGGCCGGGACGGGACGGGCGAGTCGCATGCACGCTAG
- a CDS encoding glyoxalase — MTILGLHHITLVCGNAQRTVDFYSEVLGLRLIKQTVNFDAPDTYHLYFGDEIGSPGTAVTFFEWPDAPQGRTGLGGTHHFALTVETYDGLLKWKRRLTDLGLRVSGPLDRHYFTSLYFRDPDGAIVEIATRGPGMAIDEDPDKLGMAHRPPPPELTLHNRDQARIAALTWPEPVPVITADMHLQHGIHHISVIGADIQRTDAFYSELLGMQRVKMTSNFDDPASAHWYWGVDGGRPGTLVTYFERPGDRPAVIGRGLTHHFALAVADDEAQLEWRERLIRAGLAVTPVRDRVYFRSIYTRDPDGHIVEIATVGPGFTVDEEPSALGTALKLPPWLEEHRRFIERGLTPLKAPAWSTPVEAEP; from the coding sequence ATGACTATTCTTGGTTTACACCATATCACGCTTGTTTGCGGCAATGCTCAGCGTACTGTTGACTTCTACAGTGAAGTCCTGGGTCTGCGCCTGATCAAGCAAACCGTCAATTTCGATGCGCCGGATACTTACCACCTGTACTTTGGCGATGAGATCGGTTCTCCCGGCACAGCAGTCACCTTCTTCGAATGGCCTGACGCCCCTCAGGGCCGGACAGGTCTGGGCGGCACCCATCACTTCGCCCTGACGGTGGAGACGTACGATGGCCTGCTCAAGTGGAAGCGCCGCCTGACTGACCTTGGCCTGCGCGTCAGCGGTCCCCTGGATCGCCACTATTTCACGTCGCTGTACTTTCGCGATCCGGATGGCGCCATCGTGGAGATCGCTACGCGCGGTCCCGGCATGGCGATTGACGAGGACCCGGATAAGCTCGGCATGGCGCATCGCCCGCCGCCCCCGGAACTGACCCTGCACAACCGTGATCAGGCGCGTATTGCCGCACTTACCTGGCCGGAGCCGGTGCCCGTTATCACGGCGGACATGCACCTCCAGCATGGCATTCACCACATCAGCGTCATTGGCGCGGACATCCAGCGCACCGACGCTTTCTACAGCGAACTGCTCGGCATGCAGCGGGTCAAAATGACCTCCAACTTCGACGATCCCGCCTCAGCGCACTGGTACTGGGGCGTTGATGGTGGGCGGCCCGGTACGCTGGTCACGTACTTTGAGCGTCCCGGCGACCGACCGGCGGTTATCGGGCGCGGGCTGACCCATCACTTCGCCCTGGCTGTAGCCGACGACGAGGCACAGCTTGAATGGCGGGAGCGCCTGATCCGCGCCGGTCTGGCGGTGACGCCCGTCCGCGACCGGGTATATTTCAGGAGCATCTACACCCGCGATCCTGACGGCCATATTGTGGAGATCGCCACGGTTGGGCCGGGCTTCACAGTTGACGAGGAGCCATCCGCGCTGGGCACGGCTCTCAAGCTGCCGCCCTGGCTGGAAGAACACCGCCGTTTTATCGAACGCGGACTGACGCCGCTGAAGGCCCCCGCGTGGAGCACACCGGTTGAGGCTGAACCATGA
- a CDS encoding inorganic pyrophosphatase, whose amino-acid sequence MGDDFWLFLDALVAISSITIDRPAGTRHPRYPDFVYPLDYGHLDDTRTMDGEGIDVWIGSLPDREVVAVIGTVDRLKRETELKILLGCTPQEAQLALQSHNRGGQAAILIPRPRPR is encoded by the coding sequence ATGGGCGATGATTTCTGGCTGTTTCTGGATGCGCTGGTTGCCATCAGCTCGATTACAATTGACCGTCCGGCGGGTACGCGCCATCCGCGCTATCCTGATTTTGTCTACCCGCTTGATTACGGCCACCTGGATGACACCCGCACCATGGACGGCGAGGGCATCGATGTGTGGATCGGTTCCCTTCCCGACCGCGAGGTCGTAGCCGTGATCGGGACAGTGGATCGGCTCAAGCGGGAAACCGAACTGAAGATCCTGTTGGGCTGCACGCCCCAGGAAGCCCAGCTGGCCCTGCAGAGCCACAACCGCGGCGGCCAGGCCGCCATCCTGATTCCACGCCCCAGACCGCGCTAA
- a CDS encoding FHA domain-containing protein: protein MSGPQDGLQILLQLPALGGRTQWTIGRSEECDISLPYDSQVSRRHASLICLSSDDTIADGAATHQSGPLRFLLTDDGSKNGTLLNDRRLRNESAELKPGELFRVGRTWLRIDP from the coding sequence ATGAGCGGCCCGCAGGATGGGCTACAGATTCTGTTGCAGTTGCCCGCCCTAGGCGGCAGGACACAGTGGACGATTGGCCGCAGCGAGGAGTGCGATATCTCGCTGCCTTATGACTCACAGGTGTCGCGCCGCCATGCCAGCCTGATCTGCCTGAGCAGCGACGATACCATTGCCGATGGCGCGGCCACCCATCAGAGCGGGCCGCTGCGCTTCCTGCTGACCGACGACGGCAGCAAGAATGGCACGCTTCTGAACGACCGGCGGCTGCGGAATGAGAGCGCCGAACTGAAACCCGGCGAACTCTTCCGTGTCGGGCGAACATGGCTGCGGATCGATCCGTGA
- a CDS encoding 4-vinyl reductase produces the protein MAEEGQYFYPNRMGLIILRSMEELVGKAALDEILQAGGLEAYSERYPPNDLELGFPFEHLGALQAAVEAVHGAAAGRELNRKVGQMCLNNGLREFNPLLGIADLPVRMMPLSLKLHVGFDIFAMVFNRFSDQVVSLSEDQKFYYWIIERCPVCWGRHTDAPCCHLAVGILEESLRWATNGKDFLVAETSCIAQGDPTCTISISKRPVTAPAPAE, from the coding sequence ATGGCTGAGGAAGGGCAGTACTTTTACCCGAATCGCATGGGGTTGATCATTCTGCGTTCGATGGAAGAACTGGTCGGTAAGGCCGCGCTGGATGAAATCCTGCAGGCTGGCGGGCTGGAAGCCTACAGCGAGCGTTACCCGCCCAATGACCTGGAACTGGGCTTTCCCTTTGAACACCTGGGCGCGCTGCAGGCGGCGGTTGAGGCCGTTCATGGCGCTGCTGCCGGGCGAGAACTGAACCGCAAGGTCGGCCAGATGTGCCTCAATAACGGTTTGCGGGAGTTCAACCCGCTACTGGGCATTGCCGACCTGCCGGTGCGCATGATGCCGCTCTCACTCAAGCTGCATGTCGGCTTTGATATCTTCGCCATGGTCTTCAACCGGTTCTCCGATCAGGTCGTCTCCCTCAGCGAGGATCAGAAGTTCTACTACTGGATCATCGAGCGCTGCCCGGTTTGCTGGGGGCGGCACACCGACGCGCCATGCTGCCATCTGGCGGTTGGCATCCTGGAGGAAAGTCTGCGCTGGGCGACGAACGGCAAAGACTTCCTGGTAGCGGAAACCAGCTGCATCGCCCAGGGGGATCCCACCTGCACAATCAGCATCAGCAAGCGCCCGGTGACAGCGCCTGCGCCTGCCGAATGA